The window tttgtttcgtttttgttttgaacaCACCAATCAACTAACCGATCGtcaaacaagaaaacaaacacGAACATTAACTCTCTTTCATTCAAAAGTAGATTACCTGATCACATATGTAATTTATACCAAaggttttgtttgttttattgtcgaggtttttattgttattgttgttgtcatatataatataacaattttgaaatagaatcattcaatcatgaGAAAATACGATCTCATCACATGATTataaacataatcatcatcatcacgacaGAGATGATTGCAAAATTGTTTcagacaaaataaaaaaaggtaCGAAATGAGCATTGTAACGATAGTGAATGACATCTCAATCtgtatgaattgaaattgttaaCGCAGACAAATAAGAAATTCATACAAAATTAGATAATAAAGTATAAGgcaaaacagacaaacacacaatgaGTAATTTAGTGTTCATGATTATATTGTTATCTACCAACGGATTTGGCCGACCATGATTATGGAAAATACaaacatgaaaatcaaaatgaatctcatctcatatttttgtttcctcaatttatgaaatgaaacgaagAAAACATTTCTATTATGATAATTGGGCAATATTGTATCGATTGATAGCATGCGTCTATGTGTTTTTGTTAATGGTGAATCttctttatatataaatattttgatttataatagagaaaatcagaatcaatgattttttctctctgtatTTTTTGATAAGAATACCCTACATTGAATAAAGAAccgtaaaaaaataaaaattcaatgcgGATAAAGGagccaatttttcttttatttcctttatacaaaaaaaaaacagatccAAACTAATTTGTCATAGGCATCaagaatgtaaaaaaaatagtgaacCAAAAGAACTGTTATTGGTGGTCAAAATACCGGCTTtatattgaaagaaaaactggtatcaaaatgaattgattatgTTCATTGTTCATGTTCATTCCATTGTATACAATACGATTATTTATGACTTTCTTATTCAAGATATAACGTCATCGTTGTCCTGATGTCATGATATCAGaatggaacacacacacacacacgctaCAAAgttttaaacttttttctctcctcatttttttgttcatattgtAGTGAGGAAGCCAAGTGTCGATTACAATGAATGACTGATATTTATATGACAAAAAATAGACAGACACACATAGTCACAATATGTGAcacccgttttttttcattttctgaaTCGTTCGTTCTGTCATTATTGATATCAAGATTTAAATAATAAGCTAGTTAAGCTGTTAAATTGAGATAAATTAAAAGCTGATTTTcaaaacgatgaaaaaaacctaTGCGatgaattataataattgaagTCAATAGAAAAGAATGGGTCATTGTATTTGgaagttttttgttgttgttgttattgctaCTGTTATTGCACATAGGTTCATTTGTCATGCTACCAGTAATATATTTGAAGTCAGTAAGCttaaaaattttcctttttctcCCCCCCCTCTGAAAACTAGGTACTAATCGTTGAGGGCATTATTTTGATCACTATTCACACAATATTGTATTATCgatacatacacatacacatacattcAAATCTTATCACATTGATAGAAGGCGTGACGAAactagtaaaaaaaaaatgaattagtttccaaattttttttctggtcatttGGATCTAGTTTTTGTAAATTGCATTGATGGCATTTGTATATTTGGACATTTTGGTTTCCAAATATTTGCATTGGTTTAACCACTGTTAAGCTATTGTGTCCCCTCTTGACTGAGTGTGTAAGttttgaagaagaagaaaaaaaatgtatgttttactttttgtttgtttgtttgttactcTGATAAGTTACCAAGAAAGAAAGTGGACCATTTGTCCATCCATATATTGTAACTAtaaaattgttattattttgctTCTGACAGGATCGATCCATCATCGTTTGTCTATTtatcccatcatcatcatcattacattgcATTGCTCCAAGTATATTGGCTCAAATGATTCCAATGGTTAATccgtaaattttttctcgcctcgttcatttttcttttttttttgctcgtaTCTAAGCTTGAGTTATTGTTATGATTATTGCTCTTCATACAAACATATAACTTAAGAAttatatgaagaaaaaaagtcaaaaggtcaaaaaaaaaattttgagaCAAATGTATGGACACATGTTTATGTGTTTAGATAGAACAATCGGAATGCCATTATTCAACCCAACCAAATAACAATCCAATACAAAGTTTAcctttcaattcaattttttttctgacaatttttctattcaacaCATTCCCAAAATAacttaatttaaaattacaGATAGAAAGATGTCTAATTTAtgtgacaaaatttttttacgcAATAAATACATaccaaattgaaacaatttcattgagCTGTGtataaggaaaaaaacaggaCAAAAAATCACtacaaataaatcaaaatatggATTTGGAACAATTCATGCtgcgatttttttctttgtgcGTGTTTTTtagctgaaaaaaaacaaattttaaaataataaaaccaTCCAATAGCTTGATAATCATGAATCCAGTCGATCTAAACACAAAtgtaaaataaacaaatgaaaaaaagaattcggACAAATAAcacaataatgatttaaaaattcaatcagacaaaaaaaacttggcagttgaatgtttaaattttattataaaatttttcacaattttttttatttgacgTTTACAACGATGAAATGTTGTGAAACAAATCAAAgatcgaaaaaaaggaaaaaaatttaagatGGCACTTGATTAAGTAATTGTCAAATAGTTCATAATATTATGTGCTAAGTGTATACATTGcaaaatcgataatttaaaattatttgtttagTTTaagaaacaacaatttgtaaaaaattttttgtttattacaatatttttttatcacaaatgatgatatatttatttttttgtccagACAGAAAAGATCGGGTTAAAGgtgaataaaatcaaacgCAAATATTAATTCGGTTTTCGGAATTGGTATTGAAAAGAGTATATGATGGATGAATTTGTGAGGAGATCGGTGGTTGTTTATGAGTATGTCAATCATTTACatacaaaatattttttttattcaagaTTTTGCATCAAAATCGATAGCTCACGAAATGATCGGCCAATTTTTCCCTGTAATGTTTGTCGTTTCAATACGAATGCTCGTGCTGATAGAAGATAATTGTAACATTTCATACATTTGTTATATCTATGacatgaagagaaaaaattacatgaatgatttttgttatgataaattataaatcaaaaatgaaccTCACCTTTCTTCGCGAGAGATATCCACACCGATACCTGGTGGAGCCGATATGTTATTCTTGATTGTAggtgaaaatgttttcaatatcaaaGCCAATGCACTGCATCCGACTGACATGTAACTGTTTAGAtttaaagaaaagaattaatttttaaaaattatataaaagtcagaaaaaaattgatgacaaaacaatcaaaaaaaatgtcaacaaatgaaaattttgaaatgactTGAATTCGATaatgaagtgaaaaaaaatgaaaggcAATTTTCCTAATTATATCGATCTAATACAAAACACAGTGATCCAAgttgacaatgataataataacgaataCAGGCCTATGGGATATATGCAATTTAATTGACAAACACTATAGAAAGGGAGACCTCCAGAGGAGATGTCTTTATTATCGGGGTCTTTGagacaaatacacacacacacacacacacacctgcAGCTGTTGCCCATAATAatgctttttttctctgaatcATCGTCACTGtttgaaacgaaaacaaacacacacacacgtataGAGAATAACCGTATAGcgatcattcaatttggtGGTAATTGTCACCATTTTGCACAaacacaataaaaaaattgttggtGCGATcgcacaaatacacacaaacacaatacACGGTTTGCATACACAGACACAATAGGTTTCAAAAgtccaaatgaataaatggatggatgaaaatacaaatgaattgaatagaataatgatgatgatgaaaacaaacggCCCAAAGTTTGCCGTTTTCCTTTTACGTCACATTCGAAAACTATagaaagccaaaaaaaaatgtgtccCGGGCATCAAATCATAAtatttaacaacaaaaacagcgatgatgatgatgatgatattgacaTCACAATGTTAGCTCTGTTTGGTTTCCAACTTCAAACAGCAGCAGACATAGATTGGAACAAAAACGTCAatgtaaaattcaatttcataataataataaaaaatttcataacaATCAACtgtctttctttttcatgtATGATGTCATATTATGAATagttgacaattttttgaatgagAATAGTTCCAATATTCACCATATTCACTGAGCAAACTATGTCATTGTAAAAGGAAGCtaattgaataatcaaaacaGATAGATAGTTTTCATCACTGAAATAATGGAATGCCCaaataatgaagaataatgatggttCAATCAGATCATCACTGGTTTTATAAGATGAAAgatatatgaatttttatgttaatgattcattccataattgattgatgaaatcatTATGTTGAACAATGTTGGCTATGATTTCCAGCATAGAACACATAGCTTTGATCATACGATCAATAAGCTGTTTGAATGGGACACCcatttgagaaaaatttgGAACAAGAGTTCGATATAATAAACGTCACCGTCATCAGGTAAAATAATATCCTAGATTGACATATGATAGACGCGAAAAagcaaaatgaacaaaaaacaaacaaacaaactattTCTGAGTGctcttttttcttgtcaGTCGATCGCAAGCAAGCCGacgaaacacaaaaaaaaatctttgagtGCTACTGCAATTTTTCTCCCCTCGTATGAAATCCGAGACATTTCCCAATGAATGCCAAGTATAAAcgaaccaaacaaaaatgacatcTTTTTGctttaaaatcaatttatcggatgagaaaaaatttccaagtGTGCCTATTCCAGAAGGTTTCGGTTTAATAAGTACCAAGAAAGGTGCATATCGACAAACTTTTTACAATTTCCAATAAGATATCCATAATATTGTGACTGCatgtgaaatgaatgaaaagtaTTTATGATTTAcgcaatgaaaatgacaataagATAAATATGGCCTTTTTACAGGCGGAAAGCGACCTTCTTTTGATCCATtgttcttatttttttttttgtcaaagaAAGATGAGCGATTTTAGAAAAGCAACCGAAAGAAAGATTGATCAAATCGTATTAAAAAAAGCCAAATAAGACAGGCGAGTACAAAcataaacaataacaacaaaaacaacaacaacaacaacaacttcaGAGTTTTTTCCTGGATTAACTCCAGGTCCCAtgcacaaacaaacaaacaaataaataaataaatagacaATATGCCAAATTTTCCCTACCATTCTTCtatccacaaaaaaaatcattcattcattgaaaaatccgtgaaaaaaaagattcaagtGACAACCAGATGAAAATAACAACTGACGACaacaatcatgatgaaagCAAAGATGCACTTTAATATTCAGTTCTTTTTttacaatgaataaaattttgaataataaatttttaaagcTGCTtaggtaaatttttttttttttactttcatcAAGGATTTGAAGATTCAATCTCTTATTGTTTCTCAAACTgttatctttttcttttttttttttgctgaaagaatgatgatcctatcaaccaaaaaaaagtagcaTAAGCAGGTATAAAAATATAGAGAGAGTTAAGAATGAATGAGTAAGTGATTATCACACAATTTCAATCTCAATATgcataaaattcaattagatctagagagagagaaagaaaaaatacaaacgaTTAATATGGCAttgaaataaacatttttatgTGACCAGACAGTAAACGGAATAAATCagtaaaaatgaataaaaaacggaaaactatcatcatcatctacgcacacacaaaaaaagggAAACAATATTAGATAGGCAgacatttgttcatttgtttatgtCACCGAACCGATCGAAATTTGGGGtttcaacaaatgaatatgaGGAAAAATAAACTATCAAGACAATAAATACTTTTTCTGAATATATACACTAATGGATCCAATATCATACTATTATCATGTTGATTAGATCTAAACTGAATACTATAAAATCGAAGGTTGCAAAATGCCATAGActtatggatttttttccttctcaTTTTCGGTGCATTATTCTGGATTAtgacttattattattattattgttatcattcGATTGTCACACATTGTCTAAAATGTGTTTTAGAAAGGGCAAGCAGACGGGTGACCCATGATTATCagcaataaatgaatgaataaataaaattttctttgacACATCATGTCTCAAAAACCAGTCAACTAgtcaaacatacacacacaaacaaacacacacgtaACATCTCAATATGGAACGACAACAATCAgacagaatgaaaatgagatAGATAGACAAAAGAACAGAATGATCAACTAAAAAAAGAGCAACTTAGCTTAACTTCAGCTTGTCAAAGGTCAGATGCTGAGCTATTAGAGTGAATCCATTAGAAGGGAGATGTTTGAAATAATAGTATTAACCATTACCTAATATATATTATGGTGATAtgtattgaataataatcgatcgtgaatgaatgaaacttGCCCTTATCCATTCGAATAAAAGTTCCCAACAACTAGGACTATTTTCCGGAGTTTAAATAAAACGATCAAgttttaaaaatcaaatcaaatgattgtgTCACAAATAGAACCTAAATAAGTGTATGAAAGACAAACTGTCAAATACAGTAGACAATAAAAGAATGGATCTTAAAGTCCAagcaatttttgtttcttttgtaTTTGTCGTGTTTGTGTTGCTGTTgacaattcaaattattcattcgaGCAGGAAAATGTTGTCTAAAGTATTTTTGATAGTCATGAATTAaaatcgaaacaacaacaacaacaactagtgatgacaacaaatctgaatgagaaaaaaaacttgggtGTAATGTTTACATACATACGTACAATTAAGCAAATATAATGGACATAAATACAGGTAAGCATTACAGGTATGTATGTATAGCTGCGAACCATAATTCATTCTATGGTCtaaatcatgatcaattgaGCATGattaacaaacaacaacaaccatagCATATCTCTGGTAAAATGAATAGCTGTTTCTAAATCCCACCATGAAAAGATTAATGGCTATGATTACTAttgttcgattgattttacttatgaaaataaatgcaaacaatcagaaaaaaatctgcaAAACTAGAACtaatatttcaaaaacaagaaaattcatttttcaatgctacatagaaaaaaatatgaaatttgaatcttTAACCGCCATCTGTtgttttattaataaaaaaaacactaacCTTTCATATTTACTTTGAAGTAATTCCTGTATGCATGGCAATAAAATCAAAGCAATATCCAAATTCCAGACAGATctacaaaataataaaaattagaTAAATCCATTAACAATACAATTAGATATTAACATACGGTTTCCAAATCATAACATTCAatatatcgataataattgatttttcatccaaattgATGGCATATTCCAATGCTGTTTTTGAATCTTTTGTCGCCCACATTGCCAATACAATCTGTACCTGTTTTCTTCGGTAATCTAAACCAGCTTTTGCTGCTTTATGTCCTTTCATTATCGTATTAATAGTTTCGACTTCTGAAATAAAAGGCTGTTGATCACAGCCATACTGTTGTATGTGTTTCGGTAGAAAATCGTTAAAATCCAGACCGGCTGGATGATCACTTATCTCCGGTATGATCATAGTAGAATCATTTGTTGTCACGTCTATATTGCTATTCTTTAATGATGGGGATATCTGAACAATAGACGAAGATGATTTGACGCAGGTCATTACATGGTCATCCACATTCATGGAGATGGAaggtttttgttgatgaatcgGATAGCTGCCAGTGATGGAAGGTCGATTTGAATCGTTTATGATTGGACGAACCATGGATGTGATTTTATTTGGAGTCAATGTTGTGGCTATAATGGAtgtattgttattattgccatttgatttttcattcaatttcgttgatgatgacaatttattGGTCGTAGTTGTTATGGTTGTGGATgttgtcattgatgatgttgttgaattgcCATAAACAGAGGGTGAAATTAGTGAATGATGACTCATTGGGGACAAGGtggtattattattagatgcGTTTGTATACAGGGATGAATATATTGGATTGGATGCCATTGTCATTGATGACGaacttgatgatggtgtgtgtatcattttattatgacTTATATTCGAAATATTGGGAAGTGTTGTTACATGATGGCCATCACCGTTagcatttttcaattgattgagaCCCGTTAACGATGTAGAATGCGGTAaaatgtgattattattggctaCATTCGAATCTTTTATGGCCGAAGTTGAATGATCATTACTTTTGTTTGCGATAATCGGAGACAATGGAGTACTAGGTaggatattattatttcgatgatttaaattcaaattgttaaGCGATTCGGATAGATGGCGAACTGAATGCAATGGTGTCGATATTGATGTTGTTCCTCTGGCCATATGCATTAGATTGGATTTGAGCGATGGTTTTTGGCCGACCGTAAAACCAGTCGAAGATGTGGAAAGACTTGTCTGGTCGAGTTGAAGGCTATGTAAGTTTTGAtctataaatgaaaattgtcggaaaaaaaaccatcattagtcatttgaaatcgatttaatgaaatgattatgataccATTGGATATATTATTATCTAATGGTGGAGGTGTGCGCATTACTATCGTGCATCAAAtaacaatataaaaaaacataacGGTGAATAATgccaacaaaaagaaatgaaagccaaaacaaaaaacaaaaaacaaaagacatAAGATTAAAAGcaatagaaaaattaattgatgaagATATAGTTACATTCTCTCCGCGATTGAAATATTTCTTTATAATCACAGGTATTGTAAATTTCTGCCAATGAATCAATGCCATCCGATCCATTCATTGTATCCATATCATCCGTTCTACTTGATTCCAAGGACCTAGAATAAATTCTACAATGAATTAAATGGCAAATCGATTGGTTAATTTGTTCATACTCTAGTTGTTTGCAAGTTTTGCTTGTATGTTCGAAATTGAAACTTCTTCGTGTACTTTGCCGTAGAACGTTGTCACGTGAACAAAGTTGAGATTTGTTTGCATTATAATTAAATGGCTGTATGGCATTCAAATCGACCATATACACGGAAACGTTTGTCGTTGAAAATGTTCCGGCAACAATTTGTTCATCCATAATGGCCATGTCATTTAATCGACCCCAATAAGTATGTGCTACATCATAAAGATGTGTTGGCTCCCATCCGAATACTTTCATTACATCTTTACCACTTGCAATCAATGCTTTGCCTTCAGGATGGAAAGCAATCTTTCTAATGGCTCCAATATCAGATTGATAGGTAGTCGTCGATACTTGAAGAAAACTTTCTAAATCCCAAAATTTTATCGTACCATCTGAACTTGAACTGGCCAATAGAAATTCGTTCGGATGGAATACCACATCGGTTACGGATGATGAATGACCTTTTAATTCGGCAAGCATTTTTCCGGCAACAATATCATATAACATCACAGACCCTTCATTGCCGCCGGATGCAAGCCATCGGCCATCCGGGCTAAGTTTCAGACAGTGTACATCTTTTGAATGtatctatatataaaaataaataaatacacAGATTGAATCAACGTGAATCGTATTCGATTAAATTTTTACCTTATATGTAATAATACAAGTCTTTTTCCGGTAGTCCCATAATTTAATACTAGTATCGAATGATCCAGAAGCAAGAAAATGACCATAAGGATGAAAATCAAGACAACGTACATTAGTCTTGTGACCAGTTAATGTTTGTATCACtattgaaagaaaagaaaattagaatgattcaattcaattgacaaataaatggcattattaaaaaaaatacatttggCTGCTTCAAGATCCCAAAGTTTAATGGCACCAGATGCTGAACCAGCTCCAACAATatcttcattttgattaaatttggCGCATTCGATCGATGTTCGATGGCCATTTAAGCTCtgtgaaaaatattcgaaaacAATGTGAATAAGGTATTAATAATTACAATataaacaatgataaaattataatgatcgTTCAACAAAGAAGTCATTGAGAATCGGCCACAGGTGGACATTTAGACGATAAATAAGAGGGTAATGAACTCAGGTGCAAGGAAGTATATAATcatctcatcattatcattatacaTTCAAGGTAGACTTGAATCACATTCTAAATtataaacatgaaaaaattaaaattatacCGCTAATCACCAAgggtgaaaaatttattgtacACCTGTCTTTTGGTTATAGTAATAGaaaacaatggaaatttCATAATCACAAATGCAAACATATAACGATTCTTGACTACGCTTCCTAGTGTTGTCAGGTTTATCAATTctataaattcattcagaaGCCGTTCAACtctacagaaaaaaaaactgacaaAGAGGTTGTTGGCCTCAATCAATATCACTGACGGTCATGTCTGTCTGGTTGTTGAATCAAGACCGCTAAAACGTAATAAAAATGGGAAagtaatgataaaaaattgtcaatggGAAAACTGATACaacatgatcattttttttagaaatatcgtttgaatgaattgaacgaaaacaattccattattattcgattaataaatttatcaagtaatcaatcaatcaataaaccAATCGATTtcttatcattttattcgataAACGATCAATCGAGTATGGCAGAcgactttttttctggtcggaaaaatttgtttcagttttttttgcacaatGGTTACTAGAAAGGATTCTGATGAAATCTTTGCCAActattaccattatcattcagGAAGTTCAATGATCTACATTCTTAATTAAAGTTGACAACAATCATCCATCTGTCTGCTGTCGAGTATAATTGTCATTGGAAAACGTCTTCATGtttgtgataataatgtaagACTGATGAAATGAGTATggcaattttcatttaatgaacaaacaatgacaatactATATGCGAGAGATATACTATGAAAAATATCTGAGATTGTTTTACAACTGGTCAAAAGAAAACGAATTTCCAAACACAATAAATATAATGAGCTTGGCCATTTGACCGCTTTAGGTGTGAAAAATTAGAGTGAAAAAATCTAAAGATTTCGTCCATTAGATATgatatggaattttttttttgttagacATAATTAgacaaaattatttcaaatacGTGTTCGGTCATGTTTTCTATCTAATATAGCATAAGCATTCGAATCGTTTCTTTCATACACTGaccatcattgtcatttttttgttgttgttgttgttcagaaTGATGGCCacttttttcaacatttgttGATATCGCTATTTATCCTTGCATTTTTAAtacaaagaaaataaattacatTTAATTTCGAAAATAAATCACCTTGCATACATTCGCCTTGTCGCCATACACCCACACGAATTGTTTGAcatatgataaaaaaaaatggatcgatCGAACTGtgattatttatataatcaCAACAAATGGCTACCATTACGCGTaacaaattcttttattataatcatagtATGtctttcaaaatattttcaaagagaaaaacttAATTTCTGGACTaatatctatatatatttgatggCTGATCACCAAATTTAGATTTGACTTGTAATGACtataaattaataaaaatatcgaaaTTCGTAGTgatttctgaaaaaaaatcaattcatataTCGGATTCACAAATAAAACATATGGAAAAATTGTTAAGGATACGGATTCAttactgttgttgtcaaGATACGATGTAACAATTaaatatgaatttattgACAAGCTTAGAAAACCATTTTCCAAAAATAGCTCTTCAATGACAACTGACAGATCAAGTACGGCTGATATTTGAAATCTaaatgtccatttttttctgaaattaGAGTTCAAACGTTTCATAATTCGTTTTCAATCAAacgatcgatgatgatgatgatcatgattgtcGCAATGATAAAAAGTGTATgactacaaaaaaaaatttttttgatcgattgaaaattgaacacACTAGCGAATAAAGTAGTGAAAGTAATAAATGACTAAACGATTTGTTGAGTATTTGATAAAAACCTTCACACAATTACATGGACAATTTGGATATAAATACGATAGAAATCGGTATGCTGGCTTTTCtgagcaaaaaaataaaaataaggTATGTAAATACCAACCAAACAAGTATGAATTgtgtaa of the Dermatophagoides farinae isolate YC_2012a chromosome 1, ASM2471394v1, whole genome shotgun sequence genome contains:
- the kat80 gene encoding katanin p80 isoform X4; translated protein: MSPYFTGRNHKLYEFVAHGSAVTCLALGQKSGRVMVTGGDDAKINLWAIGKPNCIMSLNGHRTSIECAKFNQNEDIVGAGSASGAIKLWDLEAAKLIQTLTGHKTNVRCLDFHPYGHFLASGSFDTSIKLWDYRKKTCIITYKIHSKDVHCLKLSPDGRWLASGGNEGSVMLYDIVAGKMLAELKGHSSSVTDVVFHPNEFLLASSSSDGTIKFWDLESFLQVSTTTYQSDIGAIRKIAFHPEGKALIASGKDVMKVFGWEPTHLYDVAHTYWGRLNDMAIMDEQIVAGTFSTTNVSVYMVDLNAIQPFNYNANKSQLCSRDNVLRQSTRRSFNFEHTSKTCKQLESLESSRTDDMDTMNGSDGIDSLAEIYNTCDYKEIFQSRREYQNLHSLQLDQTSLSTSSTGFTVGQKPSLKSNLMHMARGTTSISTPLHSVRHLSESLNNLNLNHRNNNILPSTPLSPIIANKSNDHSTSAIKDSNVANNNHILPHSTSLTGLNQLKNANGDGHHVTTLPNISNISHNKMIHTPSSSSSSMTMASNPIYSSLYTNASNNNTTLSPMSHHSLISPSVYGNSTTSSMTTSTTITTTTNKLSSSTKLNEKSNGNNNNTSIIATTLTPNKITSMVRPIINDSNRPSITGSYPIHQQKPSISMNVDDHVMTCVKSSSSIVQISPSLKNSNIDVTTNDSTMIIPEISDHPAGLDFNDFLPKHIQQYGCDQQPFISEVETINTIMKGHKAAKAGLDYRRKQVQIVLAMWATKDSKTALEYAINLDEKSIIIDILNVMIWKPSVWNLDIALILLPCIQELLQSKYESYMSVGCSALALILKTFSPTIKNNISAPPGIGVDISREERYNKCMKCYNYLLSARAFVLKRQTLQGKIGRSFRELSILMQNLE
- the kat80 gene encoding katanin p80 isoform X3 — its product is MSPYFTGRNHKLYEFVAHGSAVTCLALGQKSGRVMVTGGDDAKINLWAIGKPNCIMSLNGHRTSIECAKFNQNEDIVGAGSASGAIKLWDLEAAKLIQTLTGHKTNVRCLDFHPYGHFLASGSFDTSIKLWDYRKKTCIITYKIHSKDVHCLKLSPDGRWLASGGNEGSVMLYDIVAGKMLAELKGHSSSVTDVVFHPNEFLLASSSSDGTIKFWDLESFLQVSTTTYQSDIGAIRKIAFHPEGKALIASGKDVMKVFGWEPTHLYDVAHTYWGRLNDMAIMDEQIVAGTFSTTNVSVYMVDLNAIQPFNYNANKSQLCSRDNVLRQSTRRSFNFEHTSKTCKQLESLESSRTDDMDTMNGSDGIDSLAEIYNTCDYKEIFQSRRELMRTPPPLDNNISNDQNLHSLQLDQTSLSTSSTGFTVGQKPSLKSNLMHMARGTTSISTPLHSVRHLSESLNNLNLNHRNNNILPSTPLSPIIANKSNDHSTSAIKDSNVANNNHILPHSTSLTGLNQLKNANGDGHHVTTLPNISNISHNKMIHTPSSSSSSMTMASNPIYSSLYTNASNNNTTLSPMSHHSLISPSVYGNSTTSSMTTSTTITTTTNKLSSSTKLNEKSNGNNNNTSIIATTLTPNKITSMVRPIINDSNRPSITGSYPIHQQKPSISMNVDDHVMTCVKSSSSIVQISPSLKNSNIDVTTNDSTMIIPEISDHPAGLDFNDFLPKHIQQYGCDQQPFISEVETINTIMKGHKAAKAGLDYRRKQVQIVLAMWATKDSKTALEYAINLDEKSIIIDILNVMIWKPSVWNLDIALILLPCIQELLQSKYESYMSVGCSALALILKTFSPTIKNNISAPPGIGVDISREERYNKCMKCYNYLLSARAFVLKRQTLQGKIGRSFRELSILMQNLE
- the kat80 gene encoding katanin p80 isoform X1 codes for the protein MATSLSSTYTTVTKPKWTSSLFATYSSTTSSCPSSSPSSVTSSPNSDPAPSDYLSSFLNYKRSHNHHSSSSMSSLTNEHFSSKANTITSTIVSNNGPGIIKSHATRSNRSNHPKITEHEFVAHGSAVTCLALGQKSGRVMVTGGDDAKINLWAIGKPNCIMSLNGHRTSIECAKFNQNEDIVGAGSASGAIKLWDLEAAKLIQTLTGHKTNVRCLDFHPYGHFLASGSFDTSIKLWDYRKKTCIITYKIHSKDVHCLKLSPDGRWLASGGNEGSVMLYDIVAGKMLAELKGHSSSVTDVVFHPNEFLLASSSSDGTIKFWDLESFLQVSTTTYQSDIGAIRKIAFHPEGKALIASGKDVMKVFGWEPTHLYDVAHTYWGRLNDMAIMDEQIVAGTFSTTNVSVYMVDLNAIQPFNYNANKSQLCSRDNVLRQSTRRSFNFEHTSKTCKQLESLESSRTDDMDTMNGSDGIDSLAEIYNTCDYKEIFQSRRELMRTPPPLDNNISNDQNLHSLQLDQTSLSTSSTGFTVGQKPSLKSNLMHMARGTTSISTPLHSVRHLSESLNNLNLNHRNNNILPSTPLSPIIANKSNDHSTSAIKDSNVANNNHILPHSTSLTGLNQLKNANGDGHHVTTLPNISNISHNKMIHTPSSSSSSMTMASNPIYSSLYTNASNNNTTLSPMSHHSLISPSVYGNSTTSSMTTSTTITTTTNKLSSSTKLNEKSNGNNNNTSIIATTLTPNKITSMVRPIINDSNRPSITGSYPIHQQKPSISMNVDDHVMTCVKSSSSIVQISPSLKNSNIDVTTNDSTMIIPEISDHPAGLDFNDFLPKHIQQYGCDQQPFISEVETINTIMKGHKAAKAGLDYRRKQVQIVLAMWATKDSKTALEYAINLDEKSIIIDILNVMIWKPSVWNLDIALILLPCIQELLQSKYESYMSVGCSALALILKTFSPTIKNNISAPPGIGVDISREERYNKCMKCYNYLLSARAFVLKRQTLQGKIGRSFRELSILMQNLE